In Molothrus ater isolate BHLD 08-10-18 breed brown headed cowbird chromosome 7, BPBGC_Mater_1.1, whole genome shotgun sequence, one genomic interval encodes:
- the WDR75 gene encoding LOW QUALITY PROTEIN: WD repeat-containing protein 75 (The sequence of the model RefSeq protein was modified relative to this genomic sequence to represent the inferred CDS: inserted 2 bases in 1 codon) codes for MVSPGALRVVRCGGGGQRGARAVFSADSKYLLYASGDFVKVHSVNTEETLGLLCGHADLVTGIQLNPHNHMQLYSSSLDGTIKLWDFMDGIPIKTFTVGSKLLALYALASAEDSVFVVIPKMGERDTFQLVSVKLTKGAGQDLEGKELSVVLDGVGASPKQIAFGREDSYVVSVKDVNLQVYFFKQKLLNRFSLSTAKTKGGDNRFSCVVCHPKEDCIATGHADGKIRLWRNFHHKKAYTYSALHWHHDIVMDLAYSLEGTRLLSGGVESVLVQWHNESSCQKDFLPRLGSPIECISMSSDGVLCCTLHTDNRITIINSNLRFSRSIQGLIKSRDVKTGLVVDPRTKALVLNGEPGHLQFYSLQSDQQLFSLDIVQRQYIHQAGLKQSDLVKVAFSARGTWLATVEESEEVADPELQLKLWFYSEETQSFALNTRINTPHDNHITDMCFRDMDELGDDSLILVTTGRDCVFKVWVMVGDSDPEAHQSVSWSCDFVGSYHNYQATNCCFSEDGSLLAVSFEETVTVWDSLTWDLKCTFCHPPGNIRNICFGRLTCSKYLIGATDYGFLCCWNLLTCALEWSAHLNVVVLQPDPLSEHIAAVSWLSKESSLFVFKPSEPWPVYIQRNLCKEKILLAAFVPRDEPEMISSEKYLWLRKSQLFFLTDTQELMTLSTKSLEERLTPSSKQLAVEESLPVTPFSVLLGKHRRQQAQEDTDLGKPVVHNRQEQASPAVKELLHTPAHVLPSASFLCTIFINSLLISKENKSAEEVADEVEMESEKAEDESDEEDVTAMEQEDTSPMELLGEXLTCKLSKSQEKELRKIRKMDYSWLSAF; via the exons ATGGTGTCGCCGGGCGCGCTCCGCGTGGTGCGCTGCGGTGGCGGCGGCCAGCGCGGCGCCAGGGCCGTGTTCTCCGCCGACTCCAA GTACCTGCTGTACGCCTCGGGGGACTTCGTGAAGGTGCACAGCGTGAACACCGAGGAgaccctggggctgctgtgcgGCCATGCCGACCTGGTGACCGGCATCCAGCTCAACCCACACAACCACATGCAG ctctaTTCTTCCTCTCTCGATGGCACCATTAAGCTGTGGGACTTCATGGACGGCATTCCCATTAAA actTTCACTGTAGGATCCAAACTTCTGGCACTGTACGCACTTGCTAGTGCTGAGGACTCGGTGTTTGTTGTCATTCCAAAGATGGGTGAACGAG ATACATTCCAGCTGGTCTCAGTTAAGCTGACAAAAGGAGCAGGCCAAGATCTGGAAGGCAAGGAACTCTCAGTGGTTCTGGATGGTGTGGGTGCATCACCAAAGCAAATTGCATTTGGAAGAGAA GATTCATATGTGGTATCAGTGAAGGATGTGAATCtccaagtttatttttttaaacagaaattgttGAACAG GTTTTCATTAAGTACAGCGAAGACAAAAGGAGGAGACAATCGCTTCAGTTGTGTCGTGTGCCATCCTAAGGAGGATTGCATTGCAACTGGCCATGCTGATGGAAAGATTCGCCTCTG GAGGAATTTCCACCACAAGAAAGCATACACATATTCTGCACTGCACTGGCATCATGATATTGTCATGGATCTGGCTTATTCTTTGGAGG GAACCAGGTTGCTGAGTGGTGGAGTTGAATCTGTTCTAGTCCAGTGGCACAATGAATCTTCATGCCAGAAGGATTTCCTGCCTCGTTTGGGGTCTCCCATCGAGTGCATCTCCATGTCCTCTGATGGCGTTCTCTGCTGCACCCTGCACACAGACAACA GAATAACAATAATCAACAGCAACCTAAGGTTTTCCAGAAGTATTCAAGGGCTAATCAAAA GTAGGGATGTCAAGACTGGCCTAGTGGTTGATCCCAGAACCAAAGCTTTGGTCCTGAATGGAGAGCCAGGCCACTTGCAGTTCTATTCCCTCCAAAGTGACCAACAGTTGTTCAGT CTGGACATCGTGCAGCGGCAGTACATCCACCAGGCGGGCCTGAAGCAGTCGGACCTGGTGAAGGTGGCGTTCAGCGCGCGGGGCACTTGGCTGGCCACGGTGGAGGAGAGTGAGGAAGTGGCTGACCCCGAGCTACAGCTGAAGCTGTGGTTCTACAGTGAAGAAACACAGAG CTTTGCACTGAACACCAGAATAAACACACCCCATGACAACCACATCACAGACATGTGCTTTCGTGACATGGATGAACTGGGAGATGACTCCCTCATACTGGTAACAACTGGCAGAGACTGTGTGTTTAAAGTCTGGGTGATGGTAGGAGACTCTGATCCAGAAG CACACCAGAGtgtgagctggagctgtgacTTTGTAGGCAGCTACCACAACTACCAAGCtacaaactgctgcttctcagaAGATGGCTCTTTGCTGGCTGTTAGCTTTGAAGAAACTGTCACTGTATGGGATTCACTAACTTGGGATCTTAAATGTACATTTTGCCATCCCCCTGGAAATATAAG GAATATCTGCTTTGGGAGACTAACATGTTCCAAGTACCTTATTGGTGCCACTGATTatggctttctgtgctgctggaaccTGCTCACTTGTGCAT TGGAGTGGAGTGCCCACCTCAACGTCGTGGTTCTGCAACCTGATCCTCTTTCTGAACACATTGCTGCAGTCTCATGGCTCTCCAAAGAGTCCAGCT tgtTTGTGTTTAAACCAAGTGAGCCATGGCCAGTCTACATCCAGAGAAATCTTTGTAAAGAAAAGATCCTGCTTGCTGCCTTCGTTCCAAGAGATGAACCTGAAATGATAAGCTCAGAAAAATACCTTTGGCTAAGAAAATCCCAGCTATTTTTTCTTACAGATACACAA GAGCTAATGACACTTAGCACAAAATCTCTGGAAGAAAGGCTCACACCATCAAGCAAACAG CTGGCAGTAGAAGAAAGTCTTCCTGTGACACCATTTAGTGTGCTGCTGGGAAAGCACAGACGTCAGCAAGCACAGGAGGATACAGACCTTGGAAAACCAGTTGTTCATAATAGGCAGGAACAAGCTTCACCTGCTGTCAAAGAG CTTTTGCACACTCCAGCACACGTTTTGCCAtctgcttccttcctctgcaCTATATTTATTAACTCATTGCTCATCTCCAAAGAGAACAAAAG TGCTGAAGAAGTTGCTGATGAAGTAGAAATGGAA